The DNA window ctgagaaaaaaagagaaaggttaaACAGCAAAGTGAAAGTTATAATGGAAATTTAAAGTCAAGCGGATCTCACAATTACGAAGGAAACGGAAGCTCATATTgtttaaaattaagtatatcttagtttaaccagaccactgagctgattaacagctctcctagggctggcccgaaggattagatttatttttacgtggctaagaaccagttggttaccttagcaacgggacctacagcttattgtggaatccgagccacattatagcgagaaatgaatttctatcaccagaaacaaattcctcttgttcttcactggccggtcggagattcgaacccgcgaccaacagagtgatagctgagaacggaacccgttcGCCCAGCGAGGAACACAACGACAAAGGATCTTTTATCACCGGCAACCTTGTTTTATTACAAGTACCTTGTACGTGTATGGAATTAGACTCGATAATATTACGTTTCTATTGAAGTTAAAAATTGACAGGCAGGATTCATTAGGATCTGAACCCGAGTCTTGTCCGTGCGGTAATAATGAAGTCTACGCTCACTAAATGTAACTAACTATCCTATTAGATTGGATAAGGATGTTTTTTCAGTAGCCGGCTGTTTCTGTAACTCTCGGCTTTCTGTCGATGATCGTTATCCAGATGAGACTTCGTGTGTTTTGGAGatcatattgttttattattattattattattattattattattattattattattattattattattattattattattattactggtgaaaaaaattcactctgatttaagtgtaaatatatatttagaaatatataaacaacgagagctttcgagaatctgcttGATtcctcgtattattattattattattattattattattattattattattattattattattattattattattattattattattaaaaaatactcatagcagcatgagtcttaaaatggagaagcaaatccacagttatgtatatgtacatacatttaaagatgaatcagtacagatagctttcgggaacttgttcggggAACCCGAAGAAGTTCCTGAAAGCTATCGGTactgattcatctttaaatatatgtacatatacataactatggatttgctttctattattattattattattattattattattattattattattattattattattattattattattggtcagtTTCCGCCTcgagggttattattattaaattgtcaCTGCTATTGTAAATGTTAAGTATTTTACCATTAACATTATTCGGCGTAGAAGGACCACAAAGCCTCACCTTCGTTCCCGAGGATGTAATCTATGACTTGGTAATGCAGTTGTCCTGGGTCCAGCTTTGCCAGGACAGAGCTCTTGGCCACGCAGTAGTCCTTAGCCGCGTGCCAATCTCTCTTCCTGTCCATGCCGAAGTGAATGCAGGTCCCCATGGGAACCGCAGGATCCGGGAAGAATTCTATAAATTCCTCAGGACACTCTGGAAGGATATGGTTTCATGGAAGATATGCCTGTGAgagtgatgataattattattattattattattattattattattattattattattattgctttccgTAACTTCAAAGAAgcattgattgtgtgtgtgtgtgtgtgtgtttgtgtgtggggcatgtatgtctgtaagtatatgtgtgtgtgtgcatgtatgtatgtatgtgtacatatatatttatatatgtgtgtatgtatgcttatatatatgtatatatatgtgtatgtatgtatatatatatatatatatatatatatatatatatatatatatatatatatatatatatatatatatatatatcaactattaTTATCTATATCACCATGATTATTCCCTTAATCTACAAGGCCTTCATTGAAACGAAAACTTTGAGAGTAATCTTTTTCCTGATAATTAGACttagcataatttttatattgaaataaagcCTTTGTAAATAATTTCGTCCTTTAACTGCCATAGATTGACACCATCAACCTGCAGAAATAATTCGCCAGGTTGTCGATTAAATTTTTCAAGACCaatgattttcttaaatattcattAATGCCTAACATTAATTTCTACCAAGTTAACTACTTTCGGCAGAGTATAGTGTCTATCACGTTTTAGGGATAGAAATCTTGCGTTGTTGTAACGCCACAAACGcgttgttgtaacgccagtttgtGGGACTACATCAATCAATATTAAGAGAAATACGGATTTATGAGCGATTGAAGTAGGGCGGTAACACACGCTGAAttgcattacagtacagtatgtttACTCACGTGCTTGTCCAGGTTGGAATCCAATAACAGCTGGAAAAAAGGAACAAGTTTTCCGAGTAagtattgaataatatatataactatacatatgtataagtatgtatattatatatatttacatatatattatgtacatatatatttcataatatatatatacagtatatacataatatatttacacatataatgtatgtatattctcgTATACGACGtgtcatttactgtatatatcatttttaattcCTCAAGCTATACACTGAAATATCCAGACGAATAAAAGTCGGAATTGTAGAGGTATCTATCAGCGGAATTTCACCTACCGCATAACAGCGCGATGGCTAAGAAATTCCTCATGACTGCACTCCGGCTGCTGTTGCAACGTCAATTAAGCAAGCACTTGAATGAAACGCTGTGCTTGCCCCGACTGCAGTCGCATTTATAATCTTGCAGTGGGATGGGATTCTTAtcggtgttgagagagagagagagagagagagagagagatagtgtaaAAAGACAGTATGTGGAAGCTAAGTTGTTTGCATTCGTAAACACAGGCGAGTGcaccttttcatcatttttttaagaGACATATTAGCGTAATGCTTTTATAATAGATGATGATTTGGATGTGAGGTTTTACCTTTCTTGTGCCACCCCGCTCCAAAGGAAAAAGAGGTGTATTgggaagaatataaatataaataaatatatatatatatatatatatatatatatatatatatatatatatatatatatatatatatatatatatatataatggctccATCAAGCGTTGCTACTCATGGTGTGTGAGCaactttttccatttaacacaTTTTCCCTTGTCCATATCTCTTCACCATCACAGCACGATGGCCCTCTTTGACATTGTTTCTCCAGACTTCATTCAAGACAGTTTTGTTCCtcaagtttaattatttataatatacagtatatatatatatatgtatatatatgtgtgtgttgataGTGTCAATGTCTTCTAACAAAATTTAGTCGTTTTGTTTATCAAAACTCTCTTTCCAAATGGCCGAATAATTGCTTTTTTTAGTATCAGTGTCATTCCACGGAACTATTTTGAGAAATTCTCACTGTTTTAACATGATTTTGAACTGCAGCTGagtccggtttttttttttaatgttccttaGTTGGGTTTTGGGAAGGAATGATGGTCGCATGATGTTATTAAAAATCAGTGCTGCTTTGGTAAATTATGAAGGAATGCTGCATactatgacatatatatactgtataactaatGATATTTGTTTGCAGTACcacagatttttgttttaattagtgAACAATTTGAGCATCAGTAatgtacataaatgaataattcagtTGTATACATCACAGCAGCCTTCCTCTGACCAGAATTGTCACTTGTTAAAAGCAGACTGTTATTATCCAAATCAGAATGTATTGAGTTaagggaaaaatggaaagaatatttttgacGGTGGTGTCGAACTTGCAGTTTTCAAAATCAGgactttgtatttatatatttttttttagttttttaatacaTTAATTGTTGAATGTTGTTTATCacaaatatcttcttttcatttttcacgtGGCATTCATCATGTAGAGGCTACTTAGAcgttaaatacaataataataataataaataataataataataataataataataataataataataataataataatatcgttccTCTCTTCAAGGTTGTCGAAATTGACAGCAcacaaatttcattcagtttttaagcaaatatttcatgaaaaacacGTACAAAGTtcaactgatatttatttttttttgtgcataaaaTGTTCTGTTATTTCAGTGTCTCCATTTTTTGGTACACGTAACTATTCAACTTTATATCAATGTTGGCAGGAAGTTTTTTTTGCTTCtcctgtctgtattttttttttattttgaaaagattcAAAAAAGTTTGGAAAGAGATTTGTTCAGGAATTTCGTCTGTAAAACAAtctgttttcccttttatttaattgttgatatttgaacatattttcaataaaatcagTTGTACTATTTTGATTTCTAAACATCTCGATTTAATTAGCACCTTTTAAGCATAATGGCTACGGCAGGAAATCATTAACCCTTTTTAATTATCCGGTTTGGACGCTGTTTCTTCCCctctactgccaagctttggaactcccctcctgcttctgtttttcctgactcttGCAACCCCACTGTAAGAGGCAGGTCTGGCACTTCCACCTTGATCAAGCCCCACCTTGTATCCTTAtcccccaccctcctctctctctctctctctctctctctctctctcctcttcttctagCCTGGCTGTAAATAACCTTAAGTTGCCCGTTCCTTTGGCCCCTGCTCAACCtttgaattctcttcctgctttcgTGTTCTTTGAgtctcatagttttttttttttcgggcctGGGCGAGGCAAAGGGATTGTTTAACCCGTGCCGTCGGGGTATTAATAAAGCGGTAATTGTGTTCTGAAGGCGTTGCCCATTTTAATTTTACCTCTTAATATTGTTTCGTCTCTTAGTTCAACCATTGTGTCttataacagttgtttcatgttGACCTGTTTCTGTTAAAAGCCCCTGCTCTTCAAGTATTCTCTGCCATacttattgtttcttattttgattatttcattattctcgAGGCCACGTGTATACTTTTTAAtcagtttcttttttacttatatgAATCTTGTATAGAAGATTTTACATAATACCcgtttaagcttttttttttcttatggtttgTCCATTAGTCAGTTATTTTTTCCCATTAGCCagttattttcagttatcttcCGTATTGCGCAGAGCGTTTCAGAGAAGCTTGACGGAGGAAACCAAACATATGTCCTCAAGTGCTGATAAACTGCGCCAGCGATATGGCGTATCTGACGGAACCTAGTTTCTGTGGTTTCGAGAATAATACTCTCACAAACGCAGTGTGGTCAGATTCTCACATTCTGTCTGTTTAAGATGATAAAAAAGAAGTTATTCCGCTCTCGTAgaacagagaaaatgaataaaaattttcttaacagtaatttcaCATCCGTTCTTTCTGCTCGAAGTTTTGCATGACATCAAATTTCATTTACACTCGTGTAAAATTGGGAATGGTATAAACTTCAGTTTCtcaattttcattgtaataaGATATGAAGTTAATATCGTATTCACTGTTATTGTTTATACCTCGATGAACTGTTTTTGAGAGTTGTTAATGTGAtgtagttgatttttttttctgcctctactgttttttttttttttttttttttgtaaaatatcatatatacatatatatatatatatatatatatatatatatatatatatatatatatatatatatattatatgtgttgtgtgtgtgtgtgtgtgtgtgtgtatgtgtgtgtgtgtgtgtagaaaaacTACCGGGAAGCTGTAAAATAAAATGCCAGGTATCAAGAACTTATTCCTGTTCATGGTATGGACTGCAACAAAGAGTGGAATCTTAGGAAGGAAACCTTCAGGAAACACAAATTAAAGCTTAGAAACAACGAAGCCTCATTAGTCCATGTAAGTAATATATTTAAGAATTCGCCTTAGAAATTCTCAAACTAATTCCAACATTATTTTCCAAAACAATGAACCTTCTTCAGAGGGAATTGTATAACTTAGATgtcacagacagactgacacaTGATGTCACAATCGAGTTCATCCCATTTTCCCTCGAAATCAAaagttaatttcagtttcatgaaCTCTGATCTGATTTCATATCTTTCCTCAGTCTTTAGGTATTTGATAAGAGAATCTCCTCGGATCCTTTAAGGATTTTTGCCGAAGGATTTTCGAATTAAGAAGCCCGGCTGGAGATGGCGAGTCCCACGGTTGTGTGTCACGGAGATCGAATTGAAAGAGCGGTCGATTTTCTCTCCAGGAAATAGATAAATTTTGACTccgatattttaattttttggatacCGGAGTTTGCTTTCCAATGTAGGTCATTTATTTTTAGGTGTGTTGATGTTGTGGAGTGTTCTGAGGACTGGGTTATTTCTGATTTGACAGTTCATGTATAAAATTGTCGTGGACGATTGTGTTGGTTTGTCCTCTTAAGCCCAATGTTTAAGGCACacaacacacatgcacatgcacacgcatatatatatatatgtatatatatatatatatatatatatatatatatatatatatatatatatatatatatatatatatatatatatatatatatatatatatatagggcgttgggtctggtatgatacatgtaacatacgctaccggggtctaagcgatgtcaggcagggcagccgaacggtctacccaaagccaaatcaaaagtccttcaaagaaggcatcgtgcttaccccatacaaaaatgggaaaaagcacgttaaaagaagaagaagacgatatatatatacatatatatgtatatatatatatatatatatatatatatatatatatatatatatatatatatatatatatatatatatatatatatatatatatatatatatatatatatatttatatttatatttttatatataaaattatcagttGCCGCCTATTATCCAAgagattatttattctttaatcaaAATACTGACTCTTCCATCCCAATTTAGATTCCAAACGGTGAATTATTACCGACTGCCGGATTTAAAGTCTGCGTAATTCCATTTTTAGATACAGATAGAATTCCGATAGCTTGCAGTGTTCGGTTTTTCTGAACGTAACCCGACTAAAACTACACGTTCgttatatatactaaatttcgattggtaattctctctctctctctctctctctctctctctctctctctctctctctctctctctctatgtgtgtgtgtgtgtgtttgtaaaaacttcttttcctttttgcccATGGCAAACTTCCTCAGCTCGGTGACCCTGTCTTGTGAAATAtagtttaattctctctctctctctctctctctctctctctctctctctctctctctctctctctctctctctctctctcttttgaagcaTCATGCGCCTTTAAATAACCCGGTGATAGCCGAATCACCTGCGTTTCAGGGGAATACAAGTTGAAAGTGGAAGCTACGAGGGCACCATTGAGGCCCCATTAAATATCCGATCGCGGAGCCAAATGGGCTTCGGTTTTGACTTCATTATTATTCAGGGAGGAAGAGCGGGTAGGGTGAGACAGGAGGGAGGAGgaacccctcctccttccctcctcctccgaGGGTGCAGATATACGACTCAAACGATGTCTCCTCTATTCCCACTTTGCTCGCTTCGTTTCCAGTTCCTGGGTCTAGTTTGTcgcttaaagaaaaagaaaaaatgctaccGGGCGCTCCGATTAATTTGGTGACCAGTGGTTACGTAATGTCTCACGTGCGTCAGCTGggaattgtaataataatacttacaggtgggaattataatagtaataattattatagaatatttCTTTTAGCGTATATGAATTACATATTCTTAGaccttttttttaagtgaaactaTATGCTGTTGTTTGTTCTGTAATACTTTTAGAATATTTAAATCTTTATACTCCTTTTTCAGGCACTTTAATGACGGTAGTATTTACCCTCAGGAACTGGATTACTTTCATActttaatagattttaaaaaccagtttgaagaaaaatattacctACTGGTATTGCTTTTGAATGCGGTATTTGGACTTAAACAAACGGCTTGAAGTTGACGGAGGACCGGCCATTTCTCGACTCGAGAAGAAGGAACGGCGTAAGAGAGATAGCCTTCTTGGTCATTCTGTCCTTGGAGATGACGCAATAACTTAGAATCCCATAATAACTTGGTCATTCTGCGCCTCGAGATGAAGAAGCCGCGTGAAGGTGGAGTTCACAAAGTCGATATCTTGTGGCCCTTTGTAATACCTTGGCATCATTTAGAGCACATGAGCGCGAAAAGGTGCTCATATTGGTAAACTGGCAGTGTTTTTCTTCTCCGAGGGAAGCTCTTTTATGTATTCAGCTCTGCAGTACACCTAATATAGTCCAGTtcctaattatatttataatcaatTTTAATCGCCATTTTGATCAGGAATTGCTGGTTTTTCTAACTATGGCTGTAACAAGGTAACCTACATTCCATAGGCCTAACAAATTTCCAAAGCtcaatataagatatataaattacagatTAAAAGTACAGAGGGGAGAATCAAAACACGTTTTGGTAGACGTGATGGAAatacaaacatttgaaaataaaattggcCGTATCCCCACGGtcagatattttcattataagcTAATTAATTTGATAGcaagcatatttatttttttataattatttttttatatatgcatttgtttatttatttattttacaaacactatttatttactgattggTTATTGAATTaagaattcatttatttatcaatatcttTTCAACAGGATGATTATATGTTTGCTTCGTCGtgtattcttttcttcttatatattaGCTCTACCGAGAAAGTAATCGTCTTTTCGTTGTCTGGTTTCAACTAAAGCGGTTTCGAAAGCCACTTACCGGATGTGGACGGCGATGATGGAATTTCTccgctttttctttctctctagaTCCTGAAGATCCCGATCCGTGTCTCACCGcgcaaagaatatttttcttttctattttgatataaattattttgacatttcaCTTTTCCGAATACCGTTCAAGAGAGTGTTTACAATACTGTCTTTACCGTTATTTTGTCATTCCCAATGTTGTTGTttgttgctcttgttgttgttgttgttgttacaggGAGTCTAAATGCAATTATGTTGGTTCAACAAAATTTACACGACCTAGGGGGGTTAAAGTTTTGTCAAATACAGTAGTGCTCTGTTTTTTaaggttacttttttatttataagtttgtttCTATAcgtgtaacttctctctctctctctctctctctctctctctctctatatatatatatatatctatctatatatatatatatatatatatatatatatatatatatatatatatatatatatatatatatatatatatatatatatatatatatatatatatatatatatatatatatatatatatatataaaatgacatataGAAGGTCagtacaggaaaatgacaggcagtttaccaagcgctttcacgtttattaacgcatcgtctgggcacaaatttgtgcccagacgatgcgttaataaactaatgtatacacacacacacacacacacacacacatatatatatgtatatatatatatatatatatatatatatatatatatatatatatatatatatatatatagagagagagagagagagagagagagagagagagagagagagagagagagagattagctacAGATGTAGGATTACACCTTCTTTCTGAGACCAGATGTTAGAGAtttattataacagaaaaaataaaaaaggtgagGTGTAGGGTTTTCATTGCTTTGCAGTAAATTATACACTGGAGGAGAAATTTCGTAAGGAAGGATAAACAGTGAAGATATTATGGCCCTTGTTACGTATGTCTATAAAGCTTGTGATATGTAGAGTTGCCTTCTGTGTACATGTCAAAGGGATTCTTAGCGTACCTAATATACTTAATTGAAATATTATGCCAGATACTTCCATCTCGTCTTAAGCACCGTCTTGGCCGAGGCCCTCAGTAGATCATAACAGTACCTGTTTGGAAATTAGTATGGTCACTGACACCGAAGggtagattttgttttattattattgtcaagacACCCAGTCTGTAAAGAACAAACGCGACTAAACTTCCAACAAAACTTTTGAATGATAAAAAAGGTATACCATCAGATCATGATGCATTTTGACGGAAAGGCAGAAGCGAATGGCATACTGAAGTCTTTATTTCATTCATGtaggaagaaaataggaaaagggaGGAAACAGGTTTACCTAAACGCAAAATAAGCATTGGAAGTAAGACACAGTTCATGTACTTGGGAACAGCAGTTACTGTGGACTGCCATGAGAACATAGGTTGCGGTGTGATATACCTAAAAACCAGTAAATTCTCGTACCCCTTCAACTCGTAAAGTCCTTTTAGTAAAAGGGAAATGTCGTcgttttcttggagagagagagagagagagagagagagagagagagagagagagagagag is part of the Macrobrachium rosenbergii isolate ZJJX-2024 chromosome 41, ASM4041242v1, whole genome shotgun sequence genome and encodes:
- the LOC136826990 gene encoding hepatic lectin-like, which gives rise to MRNFLAIALLCAVIGFQPGQAQCPEEFIEFFPDPAVPMGTCIHFGMDRKRDWHAAKDYCVAKSSVLAKLDPGQLHYQVIDYILGNEAWKDEAFHIGCTDELHEGQWLWIMDDTSVSMGLPHWLPGQPDGGTAENYCCLYYVDFMYNSCKNGQTMYTICMI